One region of Limnothrix sp. FACHB-406 genomic DNA includes:
- a CDS encoding tetratricopeptide repeat protein — protein MEPLSFSDPFNGASSPGVTLFGPPHLAPGAIGGADWLPPVPPEEMVSEVTVMPEHSADWLLQQWLDLGLQQLEASNYPGAIEAFERALDIQSDLTVARHGRAIALVGAKAYAEALPELEALLQQIPHQMDLWGNYGHALAAMERHEEALAAYRHILAIDPNVVNAWLDCGRLLQTLDRWGEAAAAYERALELQPTASTAWFARGMLQKKLGQRAQALESFERTLSIDPHCKEAWNYRGNLLEDLGRTQEAREAYQRAIDLDPQYAEAWNNLGIALDSQQAHQEALEAFHQSLASDPNNPDVWNNCGLTLDSLGQLGEAVTAFDRALALTQNSHWKSWANRGCVLWRLHGYAAALKNWNQGIDSLDRQAPDYALGCGILHYHKGRAHVDEGQRHSDAFPYLQEARLCFEQALNFLTPDRHPDWYLEAAQGAIDTYRALGNADQAQALMYSATELLRRRMRETDCTSQKMALANKLASFYQNGRS, from the coding sequence GTGGAACCCCTATCCTTTTCCGATCCGTTTAATGGTGCATCGTCGCCCGGGGTGACCCTATTTGGGCCGCCACATCTTGCGCCCGGGGCAATTGGGGGAGCGGATTGGTTGCCCCCAGTGCCCCCAGAGGAGATGGTTAGCGAAGTAACCGTCATGCCCGAGCATTCTGCGGACTGGTTGTTGCAGCAGTGGTTGGATCTGGGGCTTCAGCAGCTCGAAGCCAGCAATTATCCTGGGGCGATCGAAGCCTTTGAACGGGCCCTCGATATCCAATCTGACTTAACCGTTGCTCGCCACGGCCGGGCGATCGCCCTAGTGGGAGCCAAGGCCTATGCCGAAGCTCTCCCGGAACTGGAGGCACTCCTGCAACAAATTCCGCACCAAATGGATCTTTGGGGGAACTATGGCCATGCCCTCGCTGCCATGGAGCGTCACGAGGAAGCCCTCGCCGCCTATCGCCACATCCTGGCCATTGATCCCAACGTTGTCAATGCCTGGCTCGATTGTGGGCGGTTGCTGCAAACCCTAGACCGCTGGGGCGAGGCCGCCGCCGCCTATGAACGGGCTTTGGAGTTGCAACCCACCGCCAGCACGGCCTGGTTCGCCCGGGGAATGCTTCAGAAAAAGCTCGGTCAACGGGCCCAAGCCCTGGAGTCCTTTGAACGCACCCTTTCGATCGATCCCCATTGCAAGGAAGCCTGGAACTATCGTGGCAACTTGCTCGAAGATTTGGGCCGCACCCAGGAAGCCCGCGAGGCCTATCAACGGGCGATCGACCTGGATCCTCAATATGCCGAAGCTTGGAATAACCTAGGCATTGCCCTCGATAGCCAACAGGCCCACCAGGAAGCCCTGGAAGCCTTTCACCAGTCTTTGGCCAGCGATCCGAATAATCCCGATGTGTGGAATAACTGTGGCCTCACCTTGGACAGTCTGGGGCAATTAGGCGAGGCCGTGACCGCGTTCGATCGCGCCTTGGCACTCACCCAAAACAGTCACTGGAAATCCTGGGCAAATCGGGGCTGTGTCCTTTGGCGGCTCCACGGCTATGCGGCCGCCCTCAAAAACTGGAATCAGGGCATCGACTCCCTCGATCGCCAAGCCCCAGACTATGCCCTCGGTTGCGGCATTTTGCACTATCACAAGGGTCGGGCCCATGTGGATGAAGGCCAGCGCCACTCCGATGCCTTCCCCTACTTGCAAGAGGCGCGGCTCTGTTTTGAGCAAGCCCTCAATTTCCTCACGCCCGATCGCCATCCAGATTGGTATTTAGAAGCGGCCCAAGGGGCGATCGACACGTATCGGGCCCTGGGTAATGCAGACCAAGCCCAAGCCCTGATGTATAGCGCCACGGAACTGCTGCGCCGTCGAATGCGCGAAACGGACTGCACCAGCCAAAAAATGGCCCTCGCGAACAAGCTGGCTAGCTTCTACCAAAACGGGCGATCGTAG
- a CDS encoding phosphate ABC transporter permease: MLPSDGLTLSTRLSDFLRNFLRTASEQPMLVPLTRDAFDRLIPSIATYPQYQFYWGRPADFIRRLAISVVGMVVTWLGSLATGDATGPIWFVLGFAAALYWFWAPIYWASLRNGKVRKFGYCGFWEGEILDVYVTEELVGQEETVNRQGELVIVENRERCLNLEVGDETGFETRLQAPLRREHKGIKPGMRAQTLILSDRPDLGRVAQVADFYIPDRQVWISDYPLLQREAFEEVSRELSDPPPNRRSRRPSRPAPSQETGLARRPDPRDRALARYDRRDASEGRGRFDDLEDDFENNDFENFEDDRRDRPRRRQ; encoded by the coding sequence GTGTTGCCCTCCGATGGCTTAACCTTGTCCACTCGCCTCAGTGACTTCCTCAGAAACTTCCTCAGAACCGCCTCCGAACAACCTATGCTGGTTCCGCTGACCCGTGACGCTTTCGATCGCCTAATTCCCTCGATCGCCACCTATCCGCAATACCAATTCTATTGGGGGCGGCCGGCGGACTTCATTCGCCGCCTAGCCATTTCCGTGGTGGGCATGGTGGTGACCTGGTTGGGCAGCCTAGCCACGGGCGATGCGACGGGCCCCATTTGGTTTGTGCTGGGCTTTGCGGCAGCGCTCTATTGGTTTTGGGCCCCCATCTATTGGGCCAGCCTCCGCAATGGCAAAGTGCGCAAATTCGGCTATTGCGGTTTTTGGGAAGGTGAAATTCTGGATGTTTACGTGACCGAAGAACTGGTGGGTCAAGAGGAAACGGTGAACCGCCAGGGCGAGTTGGTGATTGTGGAAAACCGGGAGCGTTGCCTCAACTTGGAAGTGGGCGATGAGACGGGATTTGAAACCCGTTTGCAGGCTCCGCTGCGTCGCGAGCACAAGGGCATTAAGCCGGGAATGCGGGCCCAAACCCTGATTTTGTCCGATCGCCCCGATTTGGGACGAGTGGCCCAAGTGGCTGATTTTTATATCCCTGATCGCCAAGTTTGGATCAGTGACTATCCCCTGTTGCAACGGGAAGCCTTTGAGGAGGTGAGCCGGGAGCTGAGCGACCCACCGCCAAATCGTCGATCGCGTCGGCCCAGCCGTCCGGCCCCAAGCCAGGAGACCGGCTTAGCCCGCCGCCCGGATCCGCGCGATCGGGCCCTGGCCCGTTATGATCGGCGTGATGCCTCCGAGGGGCGCGGGCGGTTTGATGATCTTGAAGATGACTTTGAGAACAACGATTTCGAGAACTTTGAGGACGATCGCCGCGATCGCCCCCGTCGCCGCCAATAG